The DNA region GATGCCCCTGGCGAGCAGGCCCGACGTGACCATGTGCAGCCGCTCCACGAACGCCGGGTTGGTGGTGTTGATGTGCGTGAGCAGGTCCACCCGGTGATACTGGATGTGGCGCGTGAGGTACGTGCTGAGGATGGCGATGCCGAACGAGCCGCCCAGCTGCCGCGACAGGTTGATGAGGCCCGACGCCTGCTGCGCCTCGCTGGGCTTGAGGCTGCCGTACGCCGCGTTGTTGATGGGCGTGAACAGCAGGCCCAGCGCCACGCCGCGCACCATGAGCGGAAGCCGCGCGTCCGCCTCGCCCGCCATGGTCGTCAGGTGCCCCAGGTCCCACATGGCGAGCAGGAAGAAGCCCACGCCCAGGAAGATGAGGATGCGCGCGTCCACCAGCGGCTTCTTGCCGTTGAGCATGAAGCCGCACACCAGCGCCGTGGCGCCCGTGATCAGGCCGCCGGGCAGCATCACCAGCCCCGTCTCGGTGGGCGTGAAGTGCAGCAGGCTCTGCGTGAAGAGCGGGAAGAGGAACGTCCCACCGTACAGGCCGAAGCCCAGCGCCACGAAGAGGAAGATGGAGGCCGCCAGCTCGCGGTTCTTGAGCACGCGGAAGTTGATGACCGGGTGCTCGTTGCGCGGCGACAGCTCCCACCAGATCATCCCGACCAGCGACACGACCGCCAGAATCGTGAGACGCAGGATGAGGGGGCTGTTGAACCAGTCGTCCTGGTTGCCCTCTTCCAGCACGTACTGGAGCGAGCCCACGCCCGCGATCAGCAGCCCGATGCCCAGCCAGTCCACCGGCCCGGACCGCAGCTCCTGCCCCTTGGGGTCCTGCAGGAAGGTGTAGACCAGGAACGCGGAGACGATGCCGATGGGGATGTTGATGAAGAAGCACCAGTTCCACGTGTAGTTGTCGGTGATCCACCCGCCCAGCGTCGGTCCGAGAGTCGGCGCGACGATGATGCCGAGGAGGAAGATCGCCTGCACCATCCCCTGCTCTTCGCGCGGGAAGATCTGCCGCAGCGTGGCCTGCGCGGTCGAGAGCAGCGCCGCGCCGCCCGCGCCCTGCACGATGCGCCACAGCACCAGCGTGGGCAGCGAGTGCGCCGTGCCGCACAGGAAAGACGCCACGACGAAGATGACGATGGACGCCGTGAGGTAGTTCCGCCGGCCGAGAGTCGCCGTGAAGAACGCCGTCATCGGCAGCACGACGACGTTGGAGAGGATGTAGCCGGTGCTGACCCAGGAGATCTCCTGCTGCGTGGCGCCCAGGTTCCCCGCCATCTGCGGGAGGGCCACGTTGATGATGGTGGTGTCCAGCACCTCCATCACCGCCGCCGTGATCAGGCCCAGCAGGATGAGCCAGCGGTAGACGCTGATGCCGCCTTCGTCGTCGGCAGATGGCGGCGCGGCCTCGGGCGCGGGCGGCGGTGCCCGGAGGGTGTCGGTGTTCGCTGCCACGTGCGCTCCGCCCGGTGAAAGGCTTCGTCTTCGCGTCCGCCCGCGCGACCCCGCCGGGGCGACGGCAACCGGAAAGATGTTGCGCGTCCGCAACGCCGCAGGCAAGCCTTTTCGCATCCGGTTTCGGGAGATGCGCATCTCCCCGGTCCGATTCCGCCAGTCGAAGGAACCGACCGCTCGCGATCCCCCCATCGACGCCGCTCTGGATGCGGCGCCGCGGGGCGAGTATCGTGGATGCCGCCCTGCATCTCACTCGGTCCACCGATCCCTGAACGCCGCCATGGACGCCTCCGCCTTCGCCGACCAGCTGCTCGACACGTGGCGCATCCACCAGCGCATCAACTTGTATCTGCTCGACGCCGTCCCGGCGGAGGGGATGGGGGACGTCTCCGCGTCGAAGGGGCGAACGGTGGGCGAGCAGTTCGCGCATCTCCACAACGTGCGGCTGATGTGGCTCAAGGCCGCCGCGCCGGAGCTGCTGGAAGGGCTGGAGAAGATCGAGAAGGACGCCGCGGGAGATGCGGACCTGCTGCGGCGCTCGCTGGACGCGTCTGCCGGAGCCATCGAGACGCTGCTGCGGCGCAGCGTGGAGGCGGGCGGCAAGGTGAAGGGCTTCAAGCCGCACGTGACTGCCTTTCTCGGCTACCTCGTCTCGCACGAGTCCCACCACCGCGGGCAGATCATGCTCGCGCTCAAGCAGGCCGGCCACCCCGCCGACAAGAAGGTCGCCTTCGGCATCTGGGAGTGGGGCACGCGATAGCCCGCCCCACTCCGGCCCCCGCCGCTCATCAGCCGATCCGCATCACCCCACCCGCATCACCTCGTCCGCATCGCTCGCCCGCTTCACCTCGTCCAACTTCACCTCATCCACATCGCTCGTCCGCATCACCTCGCCCGCATCGCCGATCCGCATCGCCGAGTCCCATCGGCATCTTGCCGGCGGTCTCGACAGCGCCGTTCGACCCTCCGCCGATCCGATCCGTCGTCCCACCGATCCCGATCATCCGCCCCTCCCCGACCTCCCGCACACCATCCGCCGTTCGTCGTCCGTTTACATCCCTCGCACCATCCTCCGGAGACATCATCGGCATCGCGATCCACCGCAGACGCGCCCCGTCGCCGGGGACGTGGGAGGCTTCGGCTGTACGTTAACTGTCTAAAGTAAGATTGGTGCCGATGGACCGCACACTCGACCGCTGCGCACGGAAGGCGAGCAACGGACTCGCTTTTCGCGCTGTTGATGCGTCTGTGCCACACACCCAGCCCGAATATACGCACACCTTTAGAGACTTAGGATACTCTTTTGTTCCAAGGGGTTGACGCGAGCGCGGGTGTTGTAGATACTTGTCTTAACCAATCACGTATCCAGTCATAATTAGTACATTTCGCCCCACGACCCGCGACGCTCCAAGCGTCGTATCCCGGTCCAAGGCGTGAGAGACCCTGCGCCGGTACGGCCAGCTACCGTCGGCCTCCTCGCATGCCCCGCGAGAGCCGAGGTGGAGAAGACCGAAACCCGTGGCTCCACTCACCGTGGCGCGTGGGCAGGCACCAGCCGGAGCGGCCCCAACGCCGCCCAACCGTACTAATCCCCCACCGGAGCCGTCCCCCATGAGCACTGAAGTCACGCAGGTCCCCACGGAGCTTTCGGAGAACACCGCGCTCATCGCGCAGCAGCGCGCCATGGGCGAGATGCTGGCCCGCTCGGCCACGGACGCGGAGTTCCGCGCGCTGATGCTGAACGACGCGCACGCCGCTTTCGCCGCCGCCGGCGTCGAGGTCGCCTCGCACCTGGACATCGTCTTCATCGAGAACAAGGCCGACGTCACCATCGTCCTCCCCGAGGCGCTCGACGAGATGCTGGAGCTGTCCGAGGCCGAGCTTCACCAGCTCAACGGCGGCTCGGCCGAGGAGGTCGCCGTTGCTTCGGCGATGCTCTCCAGCCTGCAGTGCTTCGTGGTGAGCGCCGTGGTCAGCGGCAGCTTCGCGCTGACGGCGTACGTCGTCGCCAAGTACGTGGACTGAGCAGCACACGGCCGCGCGGGCTTCTCGCCCGCGCGGCCGAACGTTTTCCCCGTACCTCCCCCCTTCCGCACCAAGAGGTCTTCCGCATGAGCAGCGAGAACGAGCCGGTCGCCGCGACCGAAGTGACCGAGAACGCCAACCTGATCGCCCAGCAGCGCACCCTGCACGAGATGCTCGCCCGCTCGGCCGTGGACAAGGAGTTCCGCCAGCTCCTGATCGCCGACCCGCGCGGCGCCTTCGCCAGCTACGGCGTGGAGCTGCCGGCCGGCCTGAAGGTGTGCTTCGTGGAGAACGAGCACGACGCGACCATCGTGCTGCCGGACCCCATCGGCGACGCGGTGCGCCCCGCCGCCGCCGGCTGAGCCGGCCCGCGGCGGCAGGCCCCTCCCCACACGGGAGGGCCGCCCCGCCGCACCCTGCGCGAGCGCCCCGCGGCGCACCCCACCTTCCCAGTCCTGCATCAACGTCCGTCCAAGAGCGGTGAGATGACCCCGACCCTGACCCTGCCCGGAGAACGGGCGCGCCGGATGGCCGCGCGCGCCAGCACCTTCAGCGACCGCCTGGCCGACGCCGGCGCCCGCCCCGTGCCCGCTGCCGGCGAGGCCGAGGACCGCGTGGCGCGCTGGCGCTCGGTGGTCTCGCCCGCCGACGCCGCGGCCTTCGACAAGCGCCTGGAGTGGGACGGGTGGGCGCCCGAGACCGCCCGCTCGCTGGTGGACGACGTGGACCTGGGCGAGGGCTCGCCGGCGGGGGCGTGGACGGCCACGCTGGACGACATCTACGGAGCCGACGCGGCCGCCCTCTCGGCGCGCTTCGAGCCGGACCCGCGCGGCGACCGCGCGCTCAACCCGGCCGAGACGGTGGCGTTCGAGGAGCTGTACGTGCCGGCCGTGCGCTACGCCCGCGCCCGCCTGCGCGCCGCCGTGCCCGACGCGGACGAGCTGATGACGGGCGAGGCGCACGCCGGGCTGGAGCACGCGCTGCTCAAGCGCGTGGGCGGCATCTTCCAGCGCGCCATGTACACCTCGTTCACCGCGGCCCGCATGCGCGCCCAGGCGCGCGGCGCCGGGCCGTCGCTGTTCGGCACCGGCGGCCGCGCGCCCGACACGGTGTACCGCGCCTTCGTGGCCGAGCACCGCGGCGGCGGCCTGCTCGACTTCCTGGCCGCGCACCCGGTGGCGGCGCGCCTGTGCACCGTGGCGGTGACGCAGTGGGTGGTCACCACCGGCGAGCTGCTGGAGCGCATCCGCGCGGACCGCGGCGAGATCGCCGCCGCGTGGGGCGGCGGCAGCGAGCTGGGCCCGGTGGTGAAGGTGAAGTGCGACTCGGGCGACACCCACGACGGCGGCCGCGCGGTCGCGATCCTCACCTTCCAGTCCGGGGCGCGCGCGGTCTACAAGCCGCGCGAGGTGGCGCTGGACGCGCTGTGGGTCCGCGTGGTGTCGTGGTTCAACGGGCACCGGCCCGACGGGCCCGACCTGCGCGCCGCCGGTGCGCTGCTGCGCAAGGGCTACGGCTGGGTGGAGTTCATCGCGACCGAGGAGTGCGCGTCGCAGGACGAGGTGCGCGCCTTCTACGAGCGCAGCGGGCAGATCCTGGCGCTGGTGTACGCGCTGAACGGCAACGACTTCCACGCCGAGAACGTGATCGCGGGCGGGGCGCACCCGGTGCTGATCGACCACGAGGCGCTGATGAGCCCGCTGGGCATGGTGGCGCCCGCCACCGGCGAGCGCCTGGAGAGCTTCGCGCAGCTCACGCTGGACTCGGTGCAGCAGTCGGTGTCGGCCACGGGGCTGCTCCCCCTGATCCGCGAGATGAGCGGCAACGAGGTGGTGGTGGACCTGGGCGGCCTGACCTCGGCCGACAGCCCCGACGTGCAGATCGCGGTGGTCCACTGGCGCAACGTGAACACCGACATGATGAAGATGGCCACCATCCACCTGCCGTACGCGCCCAACGTGAACGTGCCGCGGCTGGACGGCGCGCCCGCGTACGCCACGGCGTGCCTGGAGGAGATCGTGGCCGGCTTCACCCGCGCGTACCGCACCGTGCTGGCGCGCCGCGGGGAGCTGCTGGAGATGGTGGAGGCCATGAGCGCCGAGACGGTGCGCTTCATCCCCCGCCAGACCAGCCTGTACGCGGCGCTGCTGCAGCGCTGCCTGCACCCCGAGTTCCTGCGCGACGGCTGGCGCCGCGCGGTGGAGTTCGACGTGCTCGCGCGGCCCTTCCTCGAGGCGGGCGAGCGCCCCATCGGGTGGCCCATGCTGGAGGCCGAGCGCCGCAGCCTGGAGCAGAACGACATCCCCCTCTTCGGCACCACGGCGGGCAGCCGCGCGCTGCAGCTTCCCAGCGGCGACGAGGTGGAGAACTTCTTCAACGCCAGCGCCATCGAGCAGGGCCGCCGCCGCCTGGAGCTGCTGGGCGAGGCCAACCTCACGCAGCAGGTCGAGCAGATCCGCTCCGCCTTCCTGGCCGCCGCGGCGCGCGGGATGAGCCCCGCCGCGCCCGACGAGCCCGAGGTCCAGGCCGGCCCCGCCGCGCCGTGGTCCGCCGAGGCCGCCGTCTCCGAGGCCGAAGGGGTGGCCGCCGAGGTGGAGGCGCGCGGGCAGCACGGGCCGCTGGGCCTGCGGGTGTGGATGGCCATCCAGCACCTGGGCGACGCCTCGCGCTACGCCATGCAGCCCATGGGGCCGGGCCTCTTCGACGGCTACAGCGGCGTGGCCCTGATGCACGCCGCGCTGGCCCGCGTGACCGGCGAGGCGGAGCATGGCCAGCGCGCCATCGACCTGCTCCAGCTCCTGATGGACACCAGCCCCTCGGGCGGCACCAAGCTGATGCCCAAGGCCAAGCGCAAGGACGTGGGCGCCGGCTCCGGCCTGGGCAGCAGCGTGTACGCGCTGGCCTCGGTGGGCGAGCTGATGGGCAGCGAGCAGGCCCGCGAGACGGCCGTGCGCTTCTGCCGTCAGCTCGCCGACGCCGCCCGCGGCGACCGCGAGTCGGGCGTCCCCGGGGTGATGCAGGGGATCTCCGGGACGGTGCTGGCGCTGCTCAAGACCCACGCGGTCACGGGCGACGCCCAGGCGCTGGCCGACGCGTCCGCCTTCGGCGCCGGGCTGCTGGAGACGCTGCGCAAGGACCACCCGCACGTGCTGGACGGCAGCGAGCGCGAGGGCAAGCCCACGCTCGTCTCCGGCCTGCCGCTGGGCGCGGCCGGCGTCGCCCTCGCCTTCGCCCGTCTCCACACCGCGACGGGAGATGCGGAGCTGCTCGCCGCGGCCGAGGCGCTGCTGGCGTACGACGGGCGCATCGCCGCTGCGGCCGTGCAGGCGGACGGCGTGCGCACCACCTGGGCGGGGAGCTGCGGCTCGGCCTTCGCCCGCATGGAGATGCCCGCGGGCAGCGCGGCCCGCGCCGGGCTGGACGCCGCGCTGGCCGACGTGGCCGCGGAGCTGACCGACGGCTGCGACCACCTGGCGGGCGGCGCCATGGGGCGCATCGACCTGCTGCTCAGCGCCGGCGTGCGCCTGGGCGACGGGGCGCTGGTGGAGCGCGCCCGCGCCGCGGCCATGGAGGTGGTCGCGCGCGGACAGGCCCGCGGCGCCTACCGCACGGCCTGGGGCTCGGGCATCTGCCACCCCGGCCTCTTCCAGGGCGCCTCGGGCGTCGCGTACCAGCTCCTGCGGCTGGCGCGGCCCGGCGAGGTCCCCTCGGTGCTCTCCTGGAGCTGAGCGGCTCCGCCCTTTCCCCGATCTCCTTTCCCTTCCTTCTCTTTG from Longimicrobiaceae bacterium includes:
- a CDS encoding type 2 lanthipeptide synthetase LanM family protein, producing MTPTLTLPGERARRMAARASTFSDRLADAGARPVPAAGEAEDRVARWRSVVSPADAAAFDKRLEWDGWAPETARSLVDDVDLGEGSPAGAWTATLDDIYGADAAALSARFEPDPRGDRALNPAETVAFEELYVPAVRYARARLRAAVPDADELMTGEAHAGLEHALLKRVGGIFQRAMYTSFTAARMRAQARGAGPSLFGTGGRAPDTVYRAFVAEHRGGGLLDFLAAHPVAARLCTVAVTQWVVTTGELLERIRADRGEIAAAWGGGSELGPVVKVKCDSGDTHDGGRAVAILTFQSGARAVYKPREVALDALWVRVVSWFNGHRPDGPDLRAAGALLRKGYGWVEFIATEECASQDEVRAFYERSGQILALVYALNGNDFHAENVIAGGAHPVLIDHEALMSPLGMVAPATGERLESFAQLTLDSVQQSVSATGLLPLIREMSGNEVVVDLGGLTSADSPDVQIAVVHWRNVNTDMMKMATIHLPYAPNVNVPRLDGAPAYATACLEEIVAGFTRAYRTVLARRGELLEMVEAMSAETVRFIPRQTSLYAALLQRCLHPEFLRDGWRRAVEFDVLARPFLEAGERPIGWPMLEAERRSLEQNDIPLFGTTAGSRALQLPSGDEVENFFNASAIEQGRRRLELLGEANLTQQVEQIRSAFLAAAARGMSPAAPDEPEVQAGPAAPWSAEAAVSEAEGVAAEVEARGQHGPLGLRVWMAIQHLGDASRYAMQPMGPGLFDGYSGVALMHAALARVTGEAEHGQRAIDLLQLLMDTSPSGGTKLMPKAKRKDVGAGSGLGSSVYALASVGELMGSEQARETAVRFCRQLADAARGDRESGVPGVMQGISGTVLALLKTHAVTGDAQALADASAFGAGLLETLRKDHPHVLDGSEREGKPTLVSGLPLGAAGVALAFARLHTATGDAELLAAAEALLAYDGRIAAAAVQADGVRTTWAGSCGSAFARMEMPAGSAARAGLDAALADVAAELTDGCDHLAGGAMGRIDLLLSAGVRLGDGALVERARAAAMEVVARGQARGAYRTAWGSGICHPGLFQGASGVAYQLLRLARPGEVPSVLSWS
- a CDS encoding DHA2 family efflux MFS transporter permease subunit, whose product is MAANTDTLRAPPPAPEAAPPSADDEGGISVYRWLILLGLITAAVMEVLDTTIINVALPQMAGNLGATQQEISWVSTGYILSNVVVLPMTAFFTATLGRRNYLTASIVIFVVASFLCGTAHSLPTLVLWRIVQGAGGAALLSTAQATLRQIFPREEQGMVQAIFLLGIIVAPTLGPTLGGWITDNYTWNWCFFINIPIGIVSAFLVYTFLQDPKGQELRSGPVDWLGIGLLIAGVGSLQYVLEEGNQDDWFNSPLILRLTILAVVSLVGMIWWELSPRNEHPVINFRVLKNRELAASIFLFVALGFGLYGGTFLFPLFTQSLLHFTPTETGLVMLPGGLITGATALVCGFMLNGKKPLVDARILIFLGVGFFLLAMWDLGHLTTMAGEADARLPLMVRGVALGLLFTPINNAAYGSLKPSEAQQASGLINLSRQLGGSFGIAILSTYLTRHIQYHRVDLLTHINTTNPAFVERLHMVTSGLLARGIPEVVANQTAMKMIEGMVMQQATMLAYNDSWMLILLSFLATAPAILLLRKPKEGAAAVDAH
- a CDS encoding DinB family protein; its protein translation is MDASAFADQLLDTWRIHQRINLYLLDAVPAEGMGDVSASKGRTVGEQFAHLHNVRLMWLKAAAPELLEGLEKIEKDAAGDADLLRRSLDASAGAIETLLRRSVEAGGKVKGFKPHVTAFLGYLVSHESHHRGQIMLALKQAGHPADKKVAFGIWEWGTR